The Salminus brasiliensis chromosome 8, fSalBra1.hap2, whole genome shotgun sequence genome has a window encoding:
- the en1a gene encoding homeobox protein engrailed-1a: MDERHQPDSPDPSEPVQLPHRTTNFFIDDILRPDFGCRKERREARTGQQACASADGPTLPGSPDPECCTDSVSSSSSSSSSSSSSSTVSSPPPRAAEKAAVGKERQPLLWPAWVYCTRYSDRPSSGPRTRKMKKSKSEAEDKRPRTAFTAEQLQRLKTEFQQNRYITEQRRQALAHELNLNESQIKIWFQNKRAKIKKASGFKNTLALQLMAQGLYNHSTTTVQEENSD; the protein is encoded by the exons ATGGATGAGCGGCACCAGCCCGACAGCCCGGATCCTAGCGAGCCGGTGCAGCtcccccacaggaccaccaacTTCTTCATCGACGATATCCTCCGGCCGGATTTTGGCTGCAGAAAGGAGCGCCGAGAGGCCAGAACAGGGCAGCAGGCTTGTGCGTCTGCAGACGGACCCACGCTGCCTGGGAGTCCGGATCCTGAGTGCTGCACAGACAgtgtctcctcctcctcttcgtcttcttcttcctcctcttcttcttccacgGTGTCCTCACCTCCGCCTAGAGCTGCAGAAAAAGCGGCGGTTGGTAAGGAGCGCCAGCCGCTGCTCTGGCCTGCCTGGGTCTACTGCACCAGATATTCGGACAGACCTTCATCTG GCCCGAGGACCCGGAAAATGAAGAAGAGTAAAAGTGAGGCCGAGGATAAAAGACCCAGGACGGCGTTTACTGCCGAGCAGCTGCAGAGACTGAAGACGGAGTTTCAGCAGAACCGCTACATCACCGAGCAGCGCAGACAGGCGCTCGCCCACGAACTCAACCTCAACGAGTCTCAAATTAAGATCTGGTTTCAGAACAAACGCGCCAAAATCAAAAAGGCGAGCGGCTTCAAAAACACACTGGCGCTACAGCTGATGGCACAGGGCCTGTACAACCATTCCACCACCACCGtccaggaggagaacagtgacTGA